CCGGCAAAGTGCATGTCAGTATCGATACAAGTTCAGAGGAGCCCATCGTCTACTGGGTTGCGGTCATTTATACATGGGGAATCGTGCTTATCATTGGTGGCATGTTCCTGCACAACTTCCTCGATTTCTTCCACAAGGTCCGAATGAAGGCGACTTCCCACTGGACACCCCATCGTCCGTTGCCCGATGGCGCACCGCATCGGCTTTATCTCCGCATGTCCCTGAATGAGCGTATCCAACACGCCATTCTCGCGGTGAGCTTTATCGTTCTGGTGGTCAGCGGCTTCATGCTGCGCTATCCTGACGCCTGGTGGGTGGAGGCCCTACGTGATCTCAGTCGCCATGCCTTCGATTACCGCGGGTTGGTCCACCGGATCGCCGGGATCATCATGTGCCTCGCTGGTGCCTGGCACTTTTACTACGTATCCTTTACGCCGCGCGGGCGCAGATTGATTCGTGATCTCTTCCCGTGCGTGCAGGATCTGAAGGACATGGTTGGGATACTGAAGTACAACCTTGGTCTTTCGAGGAAGCGTCCCTTGTTTGCCCGGTTCAGCTATATGGAAAAAGCCGAGTACTGGGCCCTTATCTGGGGAAGCATCCTCATGACGGTTACGGGCTTCCTGCTCTGGTACGAGAATGTGACGATTGGACTCCTGACCAAGCTGGGATTCGATATCAGCCTGACCATCCATTTTTACGAAGCGATTCTCGCGACCCTGGCGATCATCGTCTGGCACATCTACTGGGTGATTTTCAATCCCGATGTCTATCCGATGAATCTATCCTGGCTGACCGGTCGCATGTCCGAGGAGGAGATGGAGACGGAACATCCGCTCGAGCTGGAGCGCATCAAGCGGGAAGAGGTAAGAGGGAAAATCGACTAGCCAGTAGGGCGTCTTTGTTCAGCCCTCTGAAGTTTGAGACTATCCAATCCGATGGTAGAGCATTACTCTTCGACCAGCTTGGAAATTACCCCGCTGTCGAAGACCCATTTCCACGAACCATCCGGCTGCTTCTTCCAGATCGTGACATAGGACCCCGTGTAGTGTCCCGCGTTGTTGGACTCACCACTGACCGGAGGGCTTTTATACGTGAATGACCCGAGCGTATATCCCAGGTCTCCGCTGGCTGCCATATCGGCGGTCAGGGGTTTCCAGATAAGGCTGACCCCTTCTTCCGGTCCAAGTAGTTTGGCGATGGCCTTCCTGCCAACGATTGGTTCCATGCCGTTGCGGTATATAACGGCATCCTCGGCGGCAAACTCTACAAAAGCGGTTGGCACACCAACTTCCCGTGCCCGGGCACTGAAAGCACTGTCCACGGTGAGCAGGATTGAAGCGGGATCTGATTCAGTCATGGCCGGGGTTGGGGGTTCCTCGGGAACAACCTCGTTCGAGAGGAGGCTACCGGGAGATAAGACAACGGTGAGGAAAGTAGAGAGGAGAATGAGTTTTGTTTTCATGGTTATTTAAGCAGGGTCATTACGGCGAGAAACTGGCATGCGGCCCCGCCCATGACGAAGAGATGCCAGATGGCATGGTGAAATTTGAGTGAATGCCATTTATAGAAGACAACGCCCAACGAGTACAGCAGGCCACCTGAAACAAGCAGGATCAGCGCGGGCGTGGAGAGGGTCTTGATAAGGGGAAAGAGGAAGGCCACGACTAGCCATCCCATGGCCAGATAAATAGCCGTTGAGAGCCAGGTGCCGCGCTCGGGCTTCAGGATTTCACGGAGAATCCCCACAATCGCCAGTCCCCAGATGATCCCGAACAAGGTCCAGCCGACAGCCCCGCGGAGCGGGCCTAGACAGAAGGGCGTGTAAGTTCCCGCAATGAGCAGGTAAATACTGCTGTGATCGGCCACGAGGAAAACGCGCTTCCATTTGAGATTCCTGAATGAGTGATACAGCGTGGACGAGAAGTGGAGCAGGATAAGTGTCGCGCCATACAGGCTGCAGGCGGTGATCATGTAGCCGTTTGAGTGAATCGAGGCCACTACAACGGCGACGACAAGGCCGGCAATGCTGAGAATTGATCCGATGCCGTGGGTAATTGAATTGGCCCATTCCTCGGCATTGGAGTATCCTGAGGTTGGGTGAAGATCGCGTGAGGACATGGTAAATAGTCTTAGTGAATTTACTTGTGAAGTAAAGCCGTGTTCGTTAAGTTTCAATCGTTGTCCCCAGTAGATCGCGGCGTAATCTGGAAAGATCCAAAATTGGGCTGAATTGCCTATTATCCTTCTTGATTCCGCTTAACAAATCATCACAGTCTGAATAATGTTGTCTATTTCTACTCCCGTCCGGTCAGGAATCCGGACATTTCTTCTGGGTCTCATCACTATTCACCTCCTCTCGATTGCCATTTGGGCGCAAAGTACCGATGAAGGGGGTTTCCTTTATCCCGTACAGGACCAACTGACGCTTCAGGAGTACATGCAGCGGGTGGTTGATTTCAATGAATCCGTCCAGGGTCGCGTGCTGGGTTTTCAGGCGGCACGCAGCCAGCGCAAGGCGGAGATGGGACAGTTTGAGCCCGCTTTTGTCGCCTCCGGCGAATATGTCGACCGCCGGCAGCCAAATGACGATATCCAGCAGCGAACCTCAGGGTATGCAGAAGCTGCTGTTCAGGCGGCCTTCAACGGGGATCCCGCTCCTCCGCGGGACCTGTATCCCTATATTTTTGAGGAGCGCAATTGGCGTTATTCCTCAGCAATCGAAATGACCACGCCTCTCGGGACGCGGTTCAGGCTCGGTGCGACGGGCGGCGAGTTATTTAATAATGTCCCTTCCACGCAGAACAGCCAGCAGGAGGGATTTGTCACTTCACTCGGCCTGACGGTCGAACAGCCCCTCCTGAAAGGGATGGGATTTGCCGCGAATCTGGCCTCTCTGCGGTTGGCCGCCCGGCAGTCCGAAATTGCCTTTCAGGAGTATCGCCGTGAGCTGATGCAAGTCGTTGCACAGGCTGAGCTGGCATACTGGGAACTGTATTACGCGCAGGAAGAGCTTACCCTGAGCCAGGAATCAGTCGCCCTTGCCCAGACGTTGGTGGACGACAGCACAACCAGTTTTGAATCCGGACGCGGATCCCGCCTGGATGTCCTTGAGGCGGAAGCGGGACTGGCTCTGCGGAAATCCCGTGAACGGTCCTCTTTCCAGAGACGGGTCGAGGCGATGAATAAACTGGCTGCCTTCTTCGGGGATGTTCCCCGCTATCGACAGGTGGATTATACAGCGATTGATGAACCTGTCTCCCAGCCTGTTAAGACCTCTTTCAATAACGGTATCCAGACGGCCATGAAGATGAATCCGGATTTTCTGCGCGCCAAAATCCAGAAGGAGCAGGAAAAGATCCGGATGAAGTATGCCAAAAACCAGCGCCTTCCGGAGCTGAACCTGACGGCGAGTTATGCAGCCTCAGGCCATGGCAATGATTGGGACACATCCTACACGGATGTTGAAAACAACGATTTCCCGACTTGGACTGTTGGTCTAGTCTTGCGCTTGCCACTCTGGGGCGATGTGCGCGGCCGCAACGAGTTGCGGGCTTCCCGTTTGCGCATGATGCAGGCAGAGCGGGCGGAATCCAACCTGATGACTCAGTTGCGAGTCGGCCGGGACAGTTCCGAGCAACGCCTGAAGACCAATTTCATGACTGCCCGAAGCCTCGAATCGGTGGTTGAATTCCGGACCAATCTCTTGGAAACGCGGATGGAAAGCCGCGATGTCGGCCGCATGGATGCAAGAAGCGTTTTGGAGGCTGAGCAGGAGCTGTTTGTCGCCCGCCTGGAGCAACTGCAGAGCGAAGTTGAATGCCAGCGCGCCCTGCTTGAGCTGCAGCTGATTTCCGGGAGCCTTCTGCAGGTAAGGGGCATTGAAACCAGCCTTGAGGACCTTGAATACCAGACCCGCAGTTTGCAACAAGGGACCAAATTACCATCCGCCGGATTGGTTTACACCGCCCCGGAAATTGTCCGCCTGCCGGCCGAAGAGCCTGTTTCCTTTGAGGAAGACATGCCCCGCGCTCCGTGGATGGGCATAGAATGGCAGAACTTTGGAACCAACTCTCCCTCAACGATTCTCAATAATGAAGATACCCAGAAAAGAACTCCTCGCCGTTTTGACGGTAGCCATATCAATTGAGGCGCAAGCCGCGGATGTGGTCCGCTGTCTCACTGAGCCAATTGCAGATGTGCAGATGTCCTCAATCGTTCCCGGAACGGTTGCGGCCATTCATTTCGGGGAAGGCAGCTTTGTCGACAAAGGGACTGTCGTCCTCGAAATGGAGGCACGATCCGAGCAACTCGACATCAAGCGCAGGAGTGTCCTTGTCGACAACCTGAAGGCGACCCTCGAGCGTTCTGAGATGCTGCTTGAGAAGACCAGCTCCATTTCGATGGAAGAGGTGGATGAAACCCGCAGCGAATACCAGATTTCCAAGATCGAGCTCGAGCTGGCCCGGGAGGCCCTGGAGAAAAAACTCATCAAGGCCCCCATAACGGGAATTGTCACGGAGCTGCCCATTGAGGTGGGGGAGTTTTGTGAGCCACCGCAAATTTTGCTACGCATAGTGGATACGCGCCAATTCAATTGTGTGGCGAACATTGATCCCGCCTTGGCGGCCAGTCTCTCAATGGATGATCCGGTCGCCTTTTCCTCGGAGAGGGGTTCCGAAGCGGACAAAGTAATGGGCAAGATTGTCTTTATTTCGCCCGTGGTTGATCCGGCCAGCGGCCTTTTGCGCATCAAGGCTCAATTCACTAACACCGACGGCGCGGTGCGGCCCGGTGAGGGTGGCACGCTTCAACTTTTTCCCACTGAATAGACATGGCCGGAGATTTTGAAAAAACTGATTCCTTTCGGGACGCGCTTGAACAACTGGCCTATCTGCGCCGGTTTTCCGGTCCGCCCTCTGAATTCTGGCAGGCCTATCTCGATGCCTTGGTAACGGTCGGCAACGCTCGTTTTGGTCTGGTTGTGCGCAAGCGCAGCAGTGGAGACACCGACTGGCGCAAAGTCGTGGCATCCCCGGCCAATCTTGGCGGAGAGGGGTTGACCAAGTTCTTCGCGGGAGTGGAAGCCCTCTGTGAAAGCGCACTTGAAGACGGGGAGGCCAAGCAGGAGATTTCCTCGGAATCGGGCGAAGGGCATACTGACATGGGATTGGCCATTCGGCTGGAGACCGGTCGTTCCAGTGAACAGTGGGTGGCCGTGTTTTTACTGGCCAATACCTCGGCAACGGAGGCCGACGAGTCCATCAAGCGGCTCCTTCTGGCCAACTGCATGCCGGCGGATGTCCAGCATTACCAGACCTCCAATCGTGCCCCCGGAGCGGCTTCGCAGGCCGCCTCGGTGATTGACCTGGTTGTCATGATGGACGGCAAGACGCGCTTTCTTGAAATGGGCATGGCCTTTGTGAATGAGCTGGCCGGCCAGCACCATTGCGAACGGGTCAGCCTTGGCTGGGAACAGCGAGGCTACATCCGCCTGAAGGCGATCAGCCACTCGGACAAGTTCGAGAAGAAGATGCAGGCGGTGAGCGAACTGGAAAAGGTCATGGAAGAGGCCCACGACCAGGACGAGGAAATTTACTGGCCGCCCCTCGATGGCGAAACCCTGATCACCCGGGATCATGAAAAATTTTCCGAGAGCCAGGGGGTCAAGCACCTGTGCTCGATTCCGCTGAGAATTGACGGGGAGCCGGTCGCTGTGGTCACTCTCGAACGCGCGGGTGAGCCCTTTCTCGATGAGGAAATCCGTCTCCTGCGCATAACCGCCGATCTGGCCGCTCCTCGGCTGGCCGAATTGAAGCGCCGCGATCGCTGGTTCGGGGCGCGCTGGGCATCCGGATGCCGCGAATTCCTCGGGAAGTTTCTGGGGCCTGAAAAGACCTGGACCAAGGTGCTCGCCATTGGTGGTGCCATTGCCTTGGCGGTCCTGTTTTTCGGTGGCATGAACTATCGCGTTGAGGCGCCGTTCTTATTGCGGACGGAAAATGTCTCTTTCCTTTCGGCCCCCTTTAACGGGTTTATCGCCGAGGTGGACGCCGAAGTGGGGGACGTCTTTGAAACGGGGCAGCGCCTGATGTCCCTGGACACGCGCGAGCTGCTTCTGGACGAGGCGGCCGCGGCGGCAGACCTGTCGCGTTTCCTGCGCGAGGAGGAAAAGGCCCGGGCCCGTAATGAACTTGCGGAAATGAGGATTTTTTCCGCCCAGGCTGAACAGGCCCGGGTGCAGTTGGAAACGGTGCGCTACAATCTTTCGCAAGCCGAAATCAAGAGCCCCTTCGATGCGTTTGTCATTGAGGGTGAGTTGAAAAAGCGCCTTGGAGCGCCGGTCCAGAAAGGGGATATCCTCTTCAAGGTTGCCCGTTTGGATCGTCTCTATGTAGAGAGCAAGGTGGACGAGCGGGATATTCACGAGGTAAAGGAGGGCACGATGGTTGAGATCGCTTTTGCCAGCCAGCCCAAGCAGAAGTTCCCGGCCAAGGTGGTCTTGATTGAACCGGTGGCGACAACCCAGAACACGGAGAATTTCTTCATTGTGCGCGCACAACTCGAGGAGGTCCCGGAAGACTGGTGGCGCCCGGGAATGGGAGGCATTTCAAAAATCGAAGCCGGTCACCGGACCTTCTTCTGGATTATCTTCCACCGTACAATCGATTTTCTCCGGATGTTTTTCTGGATATAGCAGATGGCTGAAGTCCCCTCAACCTACAGTGAATCCTGGTTCAGGATTGCCCAGCAGCGGGTCAGCCTGCGCCCGCACATCCGCGTCCATCGCCAGCGCTTCCGTGGTGAACGCTGGTATGTCCTGCAGGATCCGTTCAACAACCAGTTCTTCCGGGTGCGCCCGGCGGCTTACGACTTTCTGGCCCGTTTGCGGCCGGACCGCACGGTTGACTCAGTCTGGCATGAATCCTTCGAGGCGGATCCGGAAAACGCTCCCGGGCAGGAGGAAGTCCTGCACCTGCTGGCCCAGCTCTATGGCGCCAACTTGTTGCATTCCGCGCTTGCCCCAGACAGTGCCCGGCTCTTTGACCGCTATACGAAGCGCAAACAGAAGGAACGGCAGGCCTTTTTCCGGAGCATCATGTTTGCCCGGATCCCGCTGATTGATCCGGACAATTTCCTGAAGCGGTCCCTTGCCATTGGCCGGGCTGCCTTCAGCTGGTTCGGGCTGGCGGTGTGGTTACTCGTGGTCGGGCTCGCCCTCAAGATTGTCATCGATAATTTTTCCGACCTGAAGGAACAAACGCAGGGCGTTCTTTCGCCGGACAACTTGTTCTGGCTCTATGCCGGACTGGTCATCATCAAGACCGTGCACGAATTCGGGCATGCCTTCGCCTGCCGGCGATTCGGGGGAGAAGTGCATACGATGGGGATCATGTTCCTGCTCTTTACTCCGATTCCCTACATGGACGCGACGGCTTCATGGTCCTTCCGGAGCCGCTGGCAACGCGCCCTCGTCGGCTCCGCGGGGATGATTGTCGAGATCTTTGTCGCTGGCCTTGCGGCCTTTGTTTGGGTCAATACTGCTCCGGGGACCATTCATAGCCTGGCCTACAACATGATGTTCGTGGCCTCCGTCTCGACAGTGCTCTTCAATATCAATCCGCTGCTGCGCTTTGACGGTTACTACATCCTGTCGGATCTGCTGGATATCCCCAATCTGCACCAGCGATCAACAGGTCTCCTGAAGCACTTGATTGAGTATTACTGTTTTGGATACAAGAAGTCGGTCAACCCTGCCCGGAGCAACAAGGAGGCCTTCTGGCTGACCGTATTTGCGATCTGCAGCACGATTTACAAAGTCATCATTTTCACGACTATTCTCTTCTTCCTCGCCGATCGTTTTCTCATTCTGGGGATCATCATGGCGATTGTCTGTGCCGTGGCATGGGTGTGCGTACCGATCTACAAGTTGATTGTCTACCTGGCGAGCAGTCCGAAACTCCAGCGGACCCGCCTCCGGGCAGTATCCTGCGTGGCCGGGTTCCTCCTTGTCCTCCTGATCATTCTCGACGTGATCCCGTTCCCGAACCACTTCCGTTCACCGGGAGTCCTGCAGGCCAGTACTTATTCCGTGGTTGTTCCGGAAACATCCGGGATTGTTGAGGAAGTGCTCAGCGCTGACGGAAGCCGGGTCTCTGCCGGGGATCCGCTCCTTCGCCTTGTGAATACCGAGCTGGCGCTGCAAATCCGGTCAGCGGAGGCCCAGCTTGAGCAGACACAGGCAATGCAACGCCGCGCTCTCCGTGAGGCAACTGCCGACTTGAAACCGCTGGAAAGCCGGGCT
This region of Oceanipulchritudo coccoides genomic DNA includes:
- a CDS encoding efflux RND transporter periplasmic adaptor subunit, producing the protein MKIPRKELLAVLTVAISIEAQAADVVRCLTEPIADVQMSSIVPGTVAAIHFGEGSFVDKGTVVLEMEARSEQLDIKRRSVLVDNLKATLERSEMLLEKTSSISMEEVDETRSEYQISKIELELAREALEKKLIKAPITGIVTELPIEVGEFCEPPQILLRIVDTRQFNCVANIDPALAASLSMDDPVAFSSERGSEADKVMGKIVFISPVVDPASGLLRIKAQFTNTDGAVRPGEGGTLQLFPTE
- the trhA gene encoding PAQR family membrane homeostasis protein TrhA encodes the protein MSSRDLHPTSGYSNAEEWANSITHGIGSILSIAGLVVAVVVASIHSNGYMITACSLYGATLILLHFSSTLYHSFRNLKWKRVFLVADHSSIYLLIAGTYTPFCLGPLRGAVGWTLFGIIWGLAIVGILREILKPERGTWLSTAIYLAMGWLVVAFLFPLIKTLSTPALILLVSGGLLYSLGVVFYKWHSLKFHHAIWHLFVMGGAACQFLAVMTLLK
- a CDS encoding TolC family protein, with the protein product MLSISTPVRSGIRTFLLGLITIHLLSIAIWAQSTDEGGFLYPVQDQLTLQEYMQRVVDFNESVQGRVLGFQAARSQRKAEMGQFEPAFVASGEYVDRRQPNDDIQQRTSGYAEAAVQAAFNGDPAPPRDLYPYIFEERNWRYSSAIEMTTPLGTRFRLGATGGELFNNVPSTQNSQQEGFVTSLGLTVEQPLLKGMGFAANLASLRLAARQSEIAFQEYRRELMQVVAQAELAYWELYYAQEELTLSQESVALAQTLVDDSTTSFESGRGSRLDVLEAEAGLALRKSRERSSFQRRVEAMNKLAAFFGDVPRYRQVDYTAIDEPVSQPVKTSFNNGIQTAMKMNPDFLRAKIQKEQEKIRMKYAKNQRLPELNLTASYAASGHGNDWDTSYTDVENNDFPTWTVGLVLRLPLWGDVRGRNELRASRLRMMQAERAESNLMTQLRVGRDSSEQRLKTNFMTARSLESVVEFRTNLLETRMESRDVGRMDARSVLEAEQELFVARLEQLQSEVECQRALLELQLISGSLLQVRGIETSLEDLEYQTRSLQQGTKLPSAGLVYTAPEIVRLPAEEPVSFEEDMPRAPWMGIEWQNFGTNSPSTILNNEDTQKRTPRRFDGSHIN
- a CDS encoding YybH family protein, with protein sequence MKTKLILLSTFLTVVLSPGSLLSNEVVPEEPPTPAMTESDPASILLTVDSAFSARAREVGVPTAFVEFAAEDAVIYRNGMEPIVGRKAIAKLLGPEEGVSLIWKPLTADMAASGDLGYTLGSFTYKSPPVSGESNNAGHYTGSYVTIWKKQPDGSWKWVFDSGVISKLVEE
- a CDS encoding site-2 protease family protein, with amino-acid sequence MAEVPSTYSESWFRIAQQRVSLRPHIRVHRQRFRGERWYVLQDPFNNQFFRVRPAAYDFLARLRPDRTVDSVWHESFEADPENAPGQEEVLHLLAQLYGANLLHSALAPDSARLFDRYTKRKQKERQAFFRSIMFARIPLIDPDNFLKRSLAIGRAAFSWFGLAVWLLVVGLALKIVIDNFSDLKEQTQGVLSPDNLFWLYAGLVIIKTVHEFGHAFACRRFGGEVHTMGIMFLLFTPIPYMDATASWSFRSRWQRALVGSAGMIVEIFVAGLAAFVWVNTAPGTIHSLAYNMMFVASVSTVLFNINPLLRFDGYYILSDLLDIPNLHQRSTGLLKHLIEYYCFGYKKSVNPARSNKEAFWLTVFAICSTIYKVIIFTTILFFLADRFLILGIIMAIVCAVAWVCVPIYKLIVYLASSPKLQRTRLRAVSCVAGFLLVLLIILDVIPFPNHFRSPGVLQASTYSVVVPETSGIVEEVLSADGSRVSAGDPLLRLVNTELALQIRSAEAQLEQTQAMQRRALREATADLKPLESRAEATRKLLHRLEESREALVLRAAHDGTWVAPGIKDSVGSWLERGTPVGQVIDESEFYFSAIVSQNEASRLFSKEILGSDVKLFGQAGELLAVESRKVIPVEKERLPSAAIGWAGGGDVAVDMSEQSGTRTAEPFFEVRANIGEAGESQLLHGRGGRIRFDLPAEPLLRQWMRKLRQLLQNRYGI
- a CDS encoding HlyD family efflux transporter periplasmic adaptor subunit, which codes for MAGDFEKTDSFRDALEQLAYLRRFSGPPSEFWQAYLDALVTVGNARFGLVVRKRSSGDTDWRKVVASPANLGGEGLTKFFAGVEALCESALEDGEAKQEISSESGEGHTDMGLAIRLETGRSSEQWVAVFLLANTSATEADESIKRLLLANCMPADVQHYQTSNRAPGAASQAASVIDLVVMMDGKTRFLEMGMAFVNELAGQHHCERVSLGWEQRGYIRLKAISHSDKFEKKMQAVSELEKVMEEAHDQDEEIYWPPLDGETLITRDHEKFSESQGVKHLCSIPLRIDGEPVAVVTLERAGEPFLDEEIRLLRITADLAAPRLAELKRRDRWFGARWASGCREFLGKFLGPEKTWTKVLAIGGAIALAVLFFGGMNYRVEAPFLLRTENVSFLSAPFNGFIAEVDAEVGDVFETGQRLMSLDTRELLLDEAAAAADLSRFLREEEKARARNELAEMRIFSAQAEQARVQLETVRYNLSQAEIKSPFDAFVIEGELKKRLGAPVQKGDILFKVARLDRLYVESKVDERDIHEVKEGTMVEIAFASQPKQKFPAKVVLIEPVATTQNTENFFIVRAQLEEVPEDWWRPGMGGISKIEAGHRTFFWIIFHRTIDFLRMFFWI